In candidate division KSB1 bacterium, a single genomic region encodes these proteins:
- a CDS encoding CsgG/HfaB family protein: MRASAIRRILMVFFALAWSVLQAPGQETSVTVAVLEFHNASGVKSWDALGSVVSEMLKTELSRSPHLQVLERTALEGVLRELALQQSGVLQEQEAVVVGEMAGARYVIQGTISRTARGQRLDAHIVEVSTGRVLGEKVEGDASGALPHMVQLLAHNIIYDLTGNGGRLRQARLRNYPAQFAIGSTLLFGLAAVVTHLNYRDARAEYMEATHLAEFDRAYERANGNLKARNVLLGMTGVSALVSLSLVAANSAESNYLVASAEPLSEAKVALQTRWEGDGVRLALTLRW; this comes from the coding sequence GTGCGTGCCTCGGCGATACGACGCATACTCATGGTGTTTTTCGCCCTAGCCTGGAGCGTCCTCCAGGCTCCGGGACAGGAAACAAGCGTCACGGTGGCGGTGCTGGAGTTTCACAACGCCAGCGGGGTGAAGTCGTGGGATGCCCTGGGCAGCGTGGTGTCAGAGATGCTGAAGACCGAGCTCTCGCGCTCCCCGCATTTGCAGGTGCTGGAGCGAACTGCACTGGAAGGGGTGTTACGGGAGCTGGCGCTGCAGCAGAGCGGGGTGCTTCAGGAGCAGGAGGCTGTCGTAGTTGGGGAAATGGCTGGGGCGCGCTACGTGATTCAGGGCACCATCAGTCGCACTGCTCGTGGGCAGCGGCTGGATGCACACATCGTGGAGGTGAGCACCGGTCGGGTGCTGGGAGAAAAGGTGGAAGGGGACGCATCCGGTGCCTTGCCGCATATGGTGCAATTGCTGGCGCACAACATCATCTACGACCTCACTGGGAATGGAGGGCGCCTGCGGCAAGCGCGGCTGCGTAACTATCCGGCCCAATTTGCCATTGGGTCTACGCTCCTCTTCGGCCTGGCGGCGGTGGTCACCCATCTCAATTACCGCGATGCCCGGGCGGAGTACATGGAGGCTACCCACTTGGCCGAGTTCGACCGCGCCTATGAGCGGGCCAATGGCAACCTCAAGGCGCGCAATGTGCTCCTGGGCATGACAGGCGTATCGGCTCTCGTGAGTTTGTCACTGGTGGCAGCGAACAGCGCTGAGTCCAATTATCTGGTCGCTTCGGCAGAGCCGCTAAGCGAGGCAAAAGTAGCGCTACAGACGCGGTGGGAAGGGGACGGAGTGCGGTTAGCGTTGACTCTTCGCTGGTGA
- a CDS encoding Ig-like domain-containing protein has protein sequence MRARIIPTLGLALVMFGCSLVEKLANRPPMILRVFAMDYDLSPGDTTTVMVEAEDPDGDRLSFQWNSTGGSFVGPAGEARTVWQSPTQPGSYRLTATVKDENGAQASDGVTIVVASEEPPQVTILRPAEGQALPGLGSYRVEARVTHPTSPIERVEFFVNGMLHFTDTAADGDLYVFLWSLDGLSGPKTLVVKGYRLSHPGPPGVDSVHVVVEGVTPFPK, from the coding sequence TTGCGGGCGCGAATAATCCCAACCCTTGGCCTGGCCCTGGTAATGTTTGGGTGCAGTCTTGTGGAGAAGCTCGCGAACAGGCCACCGATGATCCTGCGGGTTTTTGCCATGGATTACGACCTCTCCCCGGGCGACACCACGACCGTCATGGTAGAAGCTGAAGACCCAGACGGCGATCGGCTCTCCTTTCAGTGGAACAGCACAGGCGGGAGCTTTGTTGGTCCCGCGGGAGAGGCGCGGACCGTGTGGCAAAGCCCGACGCAACCAGGCTCATACCGGCTCACCGCGACTGTGAAAGATGAGAATGGGGCCCAGGCCAGCGACGGGGTCACCATCGTGGTGGCAAGCGAAGAGCCACCCCAGGTGACCATCCTCAGGCCAGCAGAGGGACAAGCCCTACCTGGGCTGGGCAGCTATCGCGTGGAGGCGCGTGTCACGCACCCCACAAGTCCCATCGAGCGCGTGGAGTTTTTCGTGAACGGCATGTTGCATTTCACCGATACGGCGGCAGATGGGGACCTGTATGTGTTTCTCTGGAGCCTTGACGGTTTGTCCGGACCGAAGACCCTGGTGGTCAAAGGGTACCGGCTTAGTCACCCGGGCCCCCCGGGCGTTGATTCGGTACACGTGGTTGTCGAAGGCGTAACCCCTTTTCCCAAGTGA
- a CDS encoding KpsF/GutQ family sugar-phosphate isomerase: MRAQVSPLPVSGEEAARAIAAGRRVLEIETRAVQALVDRVGESFVRAVDLLCTCRGRVIVTGMGKSGIIASKIAATLTSTGTAAIFMHAAEAVHGELGLVRKDDVVIFVSKSGNTGELTRLFPALRRIGVPIISIIGNLRSALAERSDVVLDVSVEEEACPNGLAPTASSTAALAMGDALAVAVLERRHFGPEDFAFLHPGGSLGKKLRLKVDDVMFTGEHVAKVQLRAPLREAILEITRKRFGGTCVVDEQDVLRGIITDGDLRRLMEKDFDIRTLTAADVMNDRPKTVPVGAMAIDVLRVMEDFNILQIVVVDPENHPVGMIHLHDLLEAGVS, from the coding sequence ATGAGAGCTCAGGTGTCGCCGTTGCCTGTTTCGGGGGAGGAGGCCGCGCGGGCCATCGCCGCGGGCAGGCGAGTTTTGGAGATAGAAACACGAGCCGTGCAGGCGCTGGTTGACCGGGTGGGCGAGTCCTTTGTCCGGGCCGTGGACCTTTTGTGTACCTGTCGAGGACGGGTCATTGTGACCGGCATGGGCAAATCGGGCATCATTGCCTCGAAGATTGCTGCTACCTTGACCAGTACCGGGACGGCCGCCATTTTCATGCACGCGGCCGAGGCAGTCCACGGCGAGCTGGGGCTGGTGCGAAAAGATGACGTGGTTATCTTTGTGTCCAAGAGCGGCAATACCGGGGAGCTGACGCGCCTGTTTCCGGCGCTGCGCCGCATTGGTGTGCCCATTATCTCCATCATCGGTAACCTGCGCTCAGCGCTGGCTGAACGGAGCGATGTGGTCTTGGACGTGAGTGTGGAGGAGGAGGCTTGCCCCAACGGTCTTGCCCCGACTGCCAGTAGCACTGCCGCCCTTGCAATGGGAGACGCCCTGGCGGTAGCGGTGCTGGAGCGGCGCCACTTCGGCCCTGAAGATTTTGCGTTTCTCCACCCGGGTGGCTCCTTGGGCAAGAAACTCCGCCTCAAGGTCGACGACGTCATGTTCACCGGTGAGCACGTCGCTAAGGTGCAACTCCGGGCACCTTTGCGCGAGGCCATCTTGGAGATTACCCGCAAGCGGTTCGGTGGTACCTGCGTGGTGGACGAGCAGGACGTGCTGCGCGGCATCATCACCGACGGCGACCTTCGGCGGCTCATGGAGAAGGACTTTGACATCCGCACCCTCACGGCGGCGGATGTGATGAATGACCGACCGAAGACGGTGCCAGTTGGCGCCATGGCGATCGACGTCCTGCGGGTGATGGAGGACTTTAATATCTTGCAGATCGTGGTCGTAGATCCCGAGAACCACCCGGTGGGCATGATCCACCTCCATGACCTATTGGAGGCCGGCGTCTCGTGA
- the lptC gene encoding LPS export ABC transporter periplasmic protein LptC, producing the protein MLTAVVAAMLLVACSHRDTPPPVARPAEGRPVEQEGWSSRVVSTKDGRLTAVVAYGHMVKYKNDQLYRFDQGIEVDLYNEQGSHLSHVTADSGVMHEATYDLEAHGNVVVVSDSGLVLRTERLFYTKANDKVYSDAPVMIVRAVGDTLYGKGFESDKNLSNYVFYEPRGVTQRAIDLDFERRLQPARARRDTVESHRVGTPNHEQ; encoded by the coding sequence ATGCTCACTGCAGTCGTGGCTGCGATGTTACTGGTGGCGTGTTCCCATCGTGACACGCCTCCGCCGGTTGCCCGTCCGGCCGAAGGCAGACCTGTAGAACAAGAGGGGTGGTCTTCCCGGGTGGTGAGCACCAAGGATGGCAGGTTGACAGCAGTGGTCGCCTACGGACACATGGTCAAATACAAGAACGACCAGCTGTACCGCTTCGATCAAGGGATCGAGGTGGACCTGTACAATGAGCAGGGGAGCCATCTCTCGCATGTCACGGCCGACTCGGGCGTGATGCATGAGGCTACCTACGACCTCGAGGCGCATGGCAACGTAGTCGTGGTTTCGGATAGCGGGCTTGTGCTGCGCACCGAGAGGCTTTTCTATACCAAGGCGAACGATAAGGTCTACTCTGACGCGCCGGTGATGATTGTGCGCGCAGTCGGCGACACGCTGTACGGTAAAGGTTTCGAGTCAGACAAGAACCTGAGCAACTATGTCTTCTACGAACCCCGCGGGGTGACCCAGCGTGCCATCGACTTGGACTTTGAGCGACGGCTGCAGCCTGCGCGGGCTCGGCGCGACACTGTGGAGTCGCACAGGGTGGGCACGCCGAACCACGAGCAGTGA
- the lptB gene encoding LPS export ABC transporter ATP-binding protein, whose amino-acid sequence MLLRSEDLVKVYSKRKVVNGVSIEVRQGEIVGLLGPNGAGKTTTFYMITGMIRPTAGRIFLDGQEITNLPMYRRAQMGIAYLSQEPSIFRKLTVEENILAILETMELTREERARRLEELLNELDIAHLAKNKAYTLSGGERRRAEITRALVTRPKFILLDEPFAGVDPIAVEDIQGIVARLKEKNIGVLITDHNVHETLSITDRAYLLYEGVVLKSGTSEFLANDPEARKLYLGEKFRLDR is encoded by the coding sequence ATGCTCCTCCGCTCCGAGGACCTTGTCAAGGTCTACAGCAAGCGGAAGGTGGTCAATGGCGTCTCCATCGAGGTGCGGCAAGGCGAAATCGTTGGCCTCCTGGGGCCAAACGGCGCCGGCAAGACTACCACCTTCTACATGATCACCGGGATGATTCGCCCCACCGCGGGCAGGATCTTCCTGGATGGGCAGGAGATCACGAATCTGCCCATGTATCGGCGCGCACAGATGGGCATTGCCTACCTGTCCCAGGAGCCGTCGATTTTTCGCAAGCTGACGGTGGAGGAAAATATCCTGGCAATTCTTGAGACCATGGAGCTCACGCGCGAGGAGCGCGCCCGGCGCTTGGAGGAGCTGCTCAACGAGCTGGACATCGCCCACTTGGCCAAAAACAAGGCTTACACCCTTTCCGGCGGCGAGCGACGGCGGGCAGAAATCACCCGTGCCCTGGTCACCAGGCCCAAGTTCATTCTCTTGGACGAGCCTTTTGCCGGTGTGGACCCGATTGCCGTTGAGGATATTCAAGGGATCGTTGCCCGTCTAAAGGAGAAAAACATCGGGGTCTTGATTACCGACCATAACGTGCACGAGACCCTGTCGATTACCGACCGTGCCTATCTGCTGTACGAAGGGGTCGTGCTCAAGTCAGGGACCTCCGAGTTCCTGGCCAATGACCCCGAGGCGCGGAAGCTGTATTTGGGCGAGAAGTTCCGCTTGGACCGGTAG
- the rpoN gene encoding RNA polymerase factor sigma-54, protein MVNLSQRLSMQLRQSPQQVLLSSLLQLPILSLEHRINLELETNPLLEIDTEMEEELEQEEIPEQTLELEKPEDSDEEEEVDYDTIHDQKEEEEIDWEAVLNDQDSYEHWIPREKDAEQFERPEVYRETLTDHLLNQLHLTDLSDQEMAIGEHLIWNINSSGYLATDVDSVAETFDADPEVVEKVLEVIQHFDPPGIGARNLQECLLIQLLEQEDPHPLAVTIIRDYFDDFKNLRFEKLAKTLGVSLDEVKEAIEEIKKLNPKPGEGYVAYEDNYVVPDMTVVKEDGEFKVILNDWNIPSLRISKSYRQMLADKKNTPKEARDYIRQRLESARWLINSIQQRRQTIIRVMEAIIRRQRDFFEYGPEHIKPMILKDIADDIGMDISTVSRVTNGKYVQTEFGVFELKYFFSEKIHRDDGEDVSNRVIKNRIKEIIQKEDPKRPLNDQKIAEMLKAEGYNVARRTVAKYREQMMIPIARLRRGL, encoded by the coding sequence ATGGTAAACCTGTCTCAGAGACTGTCCATGCAGCTGCGGCAGTCACCGCAGCAGGTGCTGCTTTCTTCCTTGCTCCAACTGCCTATCTTGAGCCTGGAACACCGCATAAACCTGGAGCTGGAGACCAATCCTCTTCTGGAGATCGACACGGAGATGGAAGAGGAGCTGGAGCAGGAGGAGATTCCAGAGCAGACCTTGGAGCTGGAAAAGCCCGAAGATTCCGACGAGGAGGAAGAGGTCGACTACGACACCATCCACGACCAGAAAGAGGAGGAAGAGATCGACTGGGAGGCCGTGCTCAACGACCAAGATTCCTACGAGCACTGGATTCCCAGGGAAAAGGACGCCGAGCAGTTCGAGCGGCCGGAGGTCTATCGGGAAACTTTGACCGACCACCTGCTCAACCAGCTGCACCTGACGGACCTGAGCGACCAGGAGATGGCGATTGGCGAACACCTGATCTGGAACATCAACAGCTCCGGTTACCTGGCCACCGACGTGGACAGCGTGGCCGAGACCTTCGATGCGGATCCGGAGGTGGTGGAGAAGGTTCTGGAGGTCATCCAGCACTTTGACCCTCCTGGCATTGGTGCCCGTAACCTTCAGGAGTGCCTCCTGATCCAGCTGCTCGAACAAGAGGATCCCCACCCATTGGCAGTGACCATCATCAGGGACTATTTTGATGACTTCAAGAACCTGCGGTTCGAAAAACTGGCCAAGACCTTGGGGGTGTCGCTAGACGAGGTGAAAGAGGCCATTGAGGAGATCAAAAAGCTCAACCCGAAGCCAGGGGAGGGCTATGTTGCCTACGAGGACAACTATGTTGTGCCGGATATGACGGTCGTCAAGGAGGATGGGGAGTTCAAGGTTATTCTGAACGACTGGAACATCCCTTCGCTGCGCATCAGCAAGTCATACCGGCAGATGTTGGCGGACAAGAAGAATACCCCAAAGGAAGCCAGGGACTACATCCGCCAACGACTGGAGTCGGCGCGCTGGTTGATTAACTCCATTCAGCAGCGGCGGCAGACCATCATCCGCGTCATGGAAGCTATCATCCGCCGCCAACGCGACTTTTTCGAGTATGGCCCGGAACACATCAAGCCGATGATTCTTAAAGACATTGCCGACGACATTGGCATGGACATTTCCACGGTCAGCCGGGTTACCAACGGCAAGTATGTGCAAACGGAGTTTGGGGTTTTCGAGCTCAAATACTTTTTCAGCGAGAAGATTCACCGCGATGATGGTGAGGATGTTTCCAATCGGGTGATAAAGAACCGCATCAAGGAGATCATCCAGAAGGAGGACCCAAAGAGGCCGCTTAACGATCAGAAAATCGCGGAGATGCTCAAGGCCGAAGGGTACAACGTGGCCCGACGGACGGTGGCCAAATATCGCGAACAGATGATGATTCCTATCGCCCGCTTGCGGCGAGGCCTTTGA
- the hslV gene encoding ATP-dependent protease subunit HslV encodes MRRGPCDSGWGCGKVRATTILGVRHKGEVALAGDGQVTFGDAVLKNNARKVRKIYNDTVLAGFAGAAADALTLFDRFERRLEEAHGNLGRAAVELAKDWRSDRYLRHLDASLAVMDKKQTFIISGNGEVIEPDDEVVALGSGGGYALAAARALIKHTTLSAREIVREAMQVASSICIYTNNKITMIEL; translated from the coding sequence ATGAGGCGTGGCCCATGTGACAGCGGATGGGGGTGTGGCAAGGTGCGTGCTACCACGATCTTAGGCGTACGCCATAAGGGGGAAGTGGCCCTGGCTGGGGATGGTCAGGTGACCTTTGGCGATGCAGTGCTGAAGAACAACGCCAGGAAGGTGCGCAAGATTTACAACGATACGGTGCTTGCGGGATTTGCCGGTGCGGCTGCCGATGCCCTCACCCTGTTTGACCGTTTCGAGAGAAGGCTGGAGGAAGCCCACGGCAATCTGGGGCGTGCCGCGGTAGAGTTGGCCAAGGACTGGCGCAGCGACCGCTACCTGCGTCACCTGGACGCCTCCTTGGCGGTGATGGACAAGAAGCAAACCTTTATCATCTCCGGCAACGGCGAAGTCATCGAGCCTGACGATGAGGTAGTGGCTTTGGGCTCGGGAGGTGGCTATGCGCTGGCTGCGGCACGCGCGTTGATCAAACACACCACCCTCAGCGCGCGCGAGATTGTGCGCGAGGCCATGCAGGTGGCGTCCTCCATCTGCATCTACACCAACAACAAGATCACCATGATCGAGCTGTAA
- the hslU gene encoding ATP-dependent protease ATPase subunit HslU, with protein MKQLTPREIVRELDRYIVGQEKAKKAVAIALRNRWRRLQVDERLREEIMPNNIILIGPTGVGKTEIARRLAKLANAPFIKVEASKFTEVGYVGRDVESIIRDLVDLAVAMTRNEKAEQLEPRAEQLAEDRLLELLLPDGGDGKGDNPGPRKGLQRTREKLRRRLRAGQLEDRTVELEVPVDSMSLMQIISPLGVEEMGVNLQELLGPAVPKKVKKRQMKVAEARRYLVQEELQKMIDMEEVVREAIARVEDSGIVFLDEIDKIAGEKSAVGPDVSREGVQRDLLPVIEGTTVLTKYGLVRTDHILFIASGAFHVSRPSDLIPELQGRFPIRVELHSLSTEDFMRILTEPENALIKQYTALLESEGVRIRFTRGALREISETATKVNERTENIGARRLHTILTTLLEDILYQLPDENIKSVTITQKKVRETLRDIVEDEDLSHYIL; from the coding sequence ATGAAACAGCTGACCCCGCGAGAGATCGTGCGGGAACTTGACCGCTACATCGTCGGGCAGGAGAAGGCCAAGAAGGCGGTGGCCATCGCCCTGCGTAACCGCTGGCGTCGTCTCCAGGTGGACGAGCGGTTGCGCGAGGAGATCATGCCCAATAACATCATCCTCATCGGCCCCACCGGCGTGGGCAAGACGGAGATCGCGCGTCGACTGGCCAAGCTGGCTAATGCGCCGTTCATCAAGGTCGAGGCCTCCAAATTTACTGAGGTGGGCTACGTGGGCCGCGATGTGGAGTCGATCATCCGGGACTTGGTGGATCTGGCGGTGGCGATGACGCGCAATGAGAAGGCCGAGCAGCTGGAGCCGCGCGCCGAACAGCTGGCCGAGGATCGCCTCTTGGAGCTCCTGCTCCCCGACGGAGGCGATGGCAAAGGGGATAACCCTGGGCCACGCAAAGGCCTGCAGCGCACGCGCGAAAAGCTGCGTCGCCGCCTCCGCGCTGGCCAGCTGGAGGACCGCACCGTCGAACTGGAGGTCCCCGTCGACTCCATGTCCCTGATGCAGATCATCTCCCCCCTCGGGGTGGAGGAGATGGGGGTCAATCTCCAGGAGCTTCTCGGCCCGGCGGTCCCCAAGAAGGTCAAGAAGCGGCAGATGAAAGTGGCCGAGGCGCGCCGCTACCTTGTCCAAGAGGAGCTGCAGAAGATGATCGACATGGAGGAGGTGGTACGCGAGGCCATCGCCCGCGTAGAAGATTCGGGCATTGTCTTCTTGGACGAAATCGACAAAATCGCCGGCGAGAAGAGCGCGGTCGGCCCTGATGTGTCGCGCGAAGGCGTGCAGCGCGACCTCCTGCCGGTCATCGAAGGCACCACCGTGCTCACCAAGTACGGACTGGTGCGGACCGACCACATCCTCTTCATCGCTTCGGGTGCGTTCCACGTGTCGCGCCCCTCAGACCTCATCCCTGAATTGCAGGGGCGCTTCCCCATTCGCGTGGAGCTGCATAGCCTGAGCACCGAGGACTTTATGCGCATCCTCACCGAGCCGGAGAACGCGCTTATCAAGCAGTACACGGCCTTGTTAGAAAGCGAAGGGGTGAGGATTAGGTTCACTCGGGGCGCCCTGCGCGAAATCAGCGAGACCGCCACCAAGGTGAACGAGCGCACCGAAAACATTGGCGCCCGCCGCCTACACACCATCCTCACCACTTTGTTGGAGGACATCCTTTACCAGCTCCCTGACGAGAATATCAAGAGCGTGACCATCACCCAAAAGAAGGTGCGCGAGACGCTGCGCGATATTGTGGAAGATGAGGACCTAAGTCACTACATTCTGTGA
- the argF gene encoding ornithine carbamoyltransferase: MKRDFLAITDFSSREVEATLELAKKLKRDAKRGKCEPLLRGKTLAMVFEKPSARTRVSFEVGMFQLGGHALYLGPNEIGLGKRESVADVARVLSRYCDGIMARLFGHEVIEELARFASVPVINGLTDLLHPCQVMGDVLTIIEHKGRMEGLKVAWVGDGNNVANSWLNMASRLPFTLHLACPEGYDPNEAILARAKGAGVSEVKLFRDPKEAVRGADVIYTDVWASMGQEAEAEVRKKVFRPYQVNEELVAMAAPDCIVMHCLPAHRGDEITDAVIDGPHSVVFDEAENRLHVQKAIMVTLMRA, translated from the coding sequence GTGAAACGCGATTTTCTTGCCATAACTGATTTCTCTTCGCGGGAGGTGGAAGCCACCTTAGAGCTAGCGAAAAAATTGAAGCGCGACGCCAAGCGAGGCAAGTGTGAGCCTTTGCTCCGCGGTAAGACTCTGGCGATGGTTTTCGAAAAGCCGTCGGCGCGCACGCGCGTTTCTTTCGAGGTGGGCATGTTCCAGCTGGGCGGTCACGCTCTGTACTTGGGCCCTAACGAGATCGGTCTTGGCAAACGCGAATCGGTGGCGGATGTGGCCCGCGTCCTTTCCCGTTACTGCGATGGCATCATGGCGCGCCTCTTTGGCCATGAAGTGATCGAGGAGCTGGCCCGTTTCGCGTCTGTACCGGTCATCAATGGCCTGACCGACCTCCTTCATCCTTGTCAGGTGATGGGCGATGTGCTGACCATCATAGAGCACAAGGGGAGGATGGAGGGGTTGAAAGTGGCCTGGGTTGGGGACGGCAACAATGTGGCCAACTCCTGGCTGAATATGGCTTCACGCCTTCCGTTCACGCTCCACTTGGCCTGCCCTGAGGGATACGATCCCAATGAAGCCATCTTGGCGCGCGCCAAAGGTGCCGGCGTGAGCGAGGTGAAGCTGTTCCGCGACCCCAAGGAGGCAGTGCGCGGGGCTGATGTGATCTATACCGATGTCTGGGCCAGCATGGGGCAGGAGGCGGAAGCAGAAGTGCGTAAGAAGGTGTTCAGGCCCTACCAGGTGAACGAAGAACTGGTGGCGATGGCTGCGCCCGATTGCATTGTGATGCACTGCCTCCCTGCACACCGCGGGGATGAAATCACCGATGCGGTGATAGACGGCCCGCACTCTGTGGTCTTTGACGAGGCGGAAAACCGTTTGCACGTGCAGAAGGCGATCATGGTCACGCTCATGCGGGCGTGA
- a CDS encoding GNAT family N-acetyltransferase: MEITRYQDQHAEEWDRFVWAANNGTIFHTRRFLSYHPPGRFEDHSLVFKKRGRVLALLPAVRLDRGNSNVLSSHCGASYGGFVVRPDLSIRDAFLLVDALLDYAHGQKFDVVELTHPPQVYWAKPSNYIDFALFQRNFVYKKREISSVVPLNFAPECVLETFSAESRRAVRRALKLGVEVRPCDDYAQFYQILQKNLKMRHNVRPTHTVDELLTLKGLFPERIHLLGAFAEGRMIAGVVLFDCNVRTTLAFYISHDEGFQHYRPVNLLFYKIFQDAIRRGFSWFDFGIFTVNMAPNWGLGHFKEGFGAQGVFRDTFHRAV; encoded by the coding sequence GTGGAGATTACCCGCTACCAGGATCAGCACGCAGAGGAATGGGATCGCTTCGTCTGGGCGGCCAATAACGGCACCATTTTCCATACCCGGCGCTTTCTTTCCTACCACCCACCTGGGCGCTTTGAGGACCATTCGCTGGTGTTCAAGAAGCGGGGCCGGGTACTGGCGCTTCTGCCGGCGGTGCGACTGGACCGCGGAAACTCCAACGTTCTCTCTTCCCATTGTGGGGCATCCTATGGCGGATTTGTTGTCCGGCCAGACCTTTCCATCCGCGATGCCTTTCTGTTGGTAGACGCCCTTTTGGACTATGCCCATGGGCAGAAGTTCGATGTGGTGGAGCTCACTCATCCGCCGCAGGTCTATTGGGCCAAGCCCAGCAACTACATCGACTTTGCCCTTTTTCAGAGAAACTTTGTGTACAAGAAGCGGGAAATTTCCAGCGTAGTGCCGCTGAATTTCGCGCCTGAGTGTGTACTGGAGACATTCAGTGCCGAGTCGCGGCGGGCGGTCCGACGCGCCCTCAAGCTGGGGGTCGAGGTGCGCCCGTGCGACGATTATGCTCAGTTCTACCAGATCTTGCAGAAGAACCTGAAGATGCGGCACAATGTGCGCCCCACGCACACGGTCGACGAGCTGCTCACCCTCAAAGGCCTTTTTCCGGAGCGCATCCATCTGTTGGGCGCTTTTGCGGAGGGGCGGATGATTGCGGGGGTGGTGCTCTTCGACTGCAACGTGCGCACCACGCTGGCCTTTTACATCAGCCACGACGAGGGCTTTCAGCACTACCGGCCGGTCAATCTCCTTTTCTACAAGATCTTCCAGGATGCAATCCGCAGGGGGTTCAGCTGGTTTGACTTTGGCATTTTCACCGTAAACATGGCGCCCAACTGGGGGCTTGGCCATTTCAAAGAAGGGTTCGGCGCACAGGGGGTCTTTCGCGACACCTTCCATCGTGCTGTTTGA
- a CDS encoding glycosyltransferase, translated as MPLRILHIAPFNTSDVPMTLVRAERAMGHYSRLVTLGRDPRCFEEDICLELPLLDWWGTRLAKRFFSDPERLRVDNVARVPEQLPPTWRPHGPVERMLVRLREALWSPAIRRAVRRHRLADFDVYQLDGGLEFTRDGRFIAQRKKEGKRIICCYTGSDLRTRGVIPAVDALADVRVTVEFDHLRLHPSIHHVFFPFEVERFEPRRERRPGPLRIGHAPTNRKAKGSDVIIPVLVALQEEWGVEMVLIEKLPYAEALRRKAECDIFVDQLGDLGYGINSLEALAMGIPVCSCLAPGFAERYPDHPFVVVDAGNLRQELVRLINDAGLRQRLGAAGRAWVLRYHDSRRVAAHIHRLAGLLA; from the coding sequence ATGCCGCTGCGCATCCTCCATATTGCTCCATTCAACACCTCGGATGTCCCCATGACCCTGGTGCGTGCTGAGCGGGCCATGGGGCATTATAGTCGGCTGGTGACCCTCGGGCGCGATCCCCGCTGTTTTGAGGAAGACATCTGCTTGGAGCTGCCGTTGCTGGACTGGTGGGGCACGCGGTTGGCGAAACGGTTCTTTTCTGACCCAGAGAGGCTGCGCGTGGACAACGTGGCGCGGGTGCCTGAACAGCTCCCTCCTACCTGGCGTCCCCATGGGCCGGTCGAGCGAATGCTGGTTCGCCTCCGGGAGGCTCTTTGGAGCCCCGCCATCCGCCGCGCTGTGCGCCGGCATAGGCTCGCTGACTTTGACGTGTATCAGTTGGATGGCGGGCTGGAGTTTACAAGGGACGGCCGGTTCATAGCCCAGCGGAAAAAGGAAGGCAAGCGGATCATCTGCTGTTACACCGGCAGCGACCTGCGTACTCGCGGCGTTATTCCCGCTGTCGATGCCCTCGCCGATGTGCGCGTCACGGTCGAATTTGACCACCTGAGGTTACACCCCTCCATTCACCACGTCTTCTTTCCGTTTGAGGTGGAGCGCTTTGAACCCCGGCGTGAAAGGCGACCCGGTCCCCTACGCATTGGTCACGCTCCCACCAATAGGAAAGCCAAAGGGAGCGACGTCATCATCCCCGTGCTCGTTGCTCTGCAAGAGGAATGGGGCGTGGAGATGGTGCTGATCGAAAAGCTGCCCTATGCCGAGGCCCTGCGGCGGAAGGCCGAGTGCGACATTTTCGTGGACCAGCTCGGCGACCTGGGCTATGGTATCAACTCCCTTGAGGCCTTAGCCATGGGTATTCCGGTGTGCTCATGCCTGGCGCCGGGCTTTGCAGAGCGGTACCCTGACCACCCGTTCGTGGTCGTTGACGCCGGTAACCTGCGCCAGGAGCTGGTGCGGCTGATCAATGATGCGGGCTTGCGGCAGAGACTTGGTGCGGCGGGCCGGGCGTGGGTCCTCCGCTACCACGACAGCAGGCGGGTTGCTGCGCACATTCATCGCTTGGCAGGACTCCTTGCATGA